One genomic window of Daphnia pulex isolate KAP4 chromosome 10, ASM2113471v1 includes the following:
- the LOC124203556 gene encoding probable methyltransferase-like protein 24 — translation MSGVRRFIWIILVATVFILAISRNWMLRHLVVPIAYSVTNRASQSMDPEEMYRYFHWTNSTSCFLAVDFGFCVATGIGVAAPDGHKAVCLDQFISPVYDNCLVYSFGINNQWTFDEAMAQYGCQVHSFDPSMGVGDYDRSQHIHFYNLGLSGKIEAHPTTKWNMKTASSIYEMLGHQPTLIDVLKMDVEFSEWDAIPQMLRSGFLADTVKQLAVEIHFNANDTLETFRRYAGILQDLESIGRFVRFSSRPNPGLKKPVSILGGKEEYIGMELTWYNSRFYYSVGNYSKTRFFPYF, via the coding sequence ATGAGCGGCGTCCGTCGGTTCATTTGGATAATTCTAGTTGCCACTGTTTTCATCCTGGCTATATCCAGAAACTGGATGTTAAGGCATCTAGTGGTACCGATCGCTTATTCAGTGACCAATAGAGCCAGTCAGTCAATGGATCCCGAAGAGATGTACAGGTATTTTCACTGGACCAACAGcacttcttgttttttggccGTGGATTTTGGCTTTTGTGTTGCGACGGGTATCGGCGTTGCGGCGCCCGACGGACACAAGGCCGTCTGCCTCGACCAGTTCATCTCGCCCGTCTATGACAACTGCCTCGTCTACTCATTTGGAATTAACAATCAGTGGACCTTCGACGAAGCCATGGCCCAGTATGGATGTCAAGTTCATTCCTTCGATCCGTCCATGGGCGTCGGCGACTACGACCGGAGTCAACACATTCATTTCTACAACCTCGGCCTGTCTGGCAAGATTGAAGCGCACCCGACCACAAAGTGGAACATGAAGACGGCCTCGTCCATCTACGAGATGCTGGGGCACCAACCGACGCTCATCGACGTCCTTAAAATGGACGTCGAGTTCTCCGAATGGGACGCCATCCCGCAAATGTTGCGGTCCGGTTTTCTGGCAGACACAGTCAAACAGCTGGCAGTTGAGATCCATTTCAACGCCAACGATACGCTGGAGACATTTAGGCGTTATGCGGGCATCCTGCAAGACCTGGAATCAATCGGGCGATTCGTTCGTTTCAGTTCGCGGCCTAATCCAGGGCTCAAAAAACCGGTATCGATCCTTGGAGGCAAAGAAGAATATATCGGCATGGAACTGACTTGGTACAATTCCAGATTTTATTATTCGGTTGGCAATTACAGCAAGACACGTTTCTTCCCATACTTTTaa
- the LOC124203557 gene encoding alpha-(1,3)-fucosyltransferase C-like, whose amino-acid sequence MVANIKKWCKLTAAAFIVSTFFLLCADRLAKPDYTPHHPAELFQQPINHQCIDSVENNSTTVRGRIKTILLWNAPQRPEVVIFGTGHDAFVQHGCPVSDCELVNSPYQYPERPVDSYDAIVFNINDQFGVGSRRPYADGNQRPATQRYVFFTQEPPPALVDQNLAQYRNYFNWTMTYRMDSDIRFLYGRIRPKPSAPKTMEETEARMKESTRQLMLNKRQINRGKKKKKKLVAAMISHCTTDGQREKYVKQLKKHVKVDVYGWCDDDGLGSGLRCDTHELLTSTPECYNMLESNYKFYLSFENAICQDYVTEKFFHIMSLRDIVPVVYGGADYAQLAPEHSYIDALHFEPKKLAAYLEKLAANETLYNEYLWWKDDYVVEAGLEQMVRHGFCHLCRKLHVDNERIKSYPSLFPKWHPGRCSRPNYKSKKSPKKFPFLK is encoded by the coding sequence ATGGTTGCAAACATCAAAAAGTGGTGCAAACTAACAGCAGCCGCTTTCATCGTCTCCACCTTTTTCCTGCTCTGCGCTGATCGACTGGCAAAGCCGGATTATACTCCGCACCATCCAGCGGAATTATTCCAGCAGCCCATCAATCATCAATGCATCGACTCGGTGGAGAACAACTCGACTACCGTACGAGGTCGCATTAAGACCATTTTGTTGTGGAACGCTCCTCAGAGGCCGGAAGTTGTCATCTTTGGCACTGGACACGACGCTTTCGTCCAGCACGGATGCCCAGTCAGCGATTGCGAATTAGTCAACAGTCCCTATCAGTACCCGGAACGACCTGTGGACTCTTACGACGCCATCGTGTTCAACATCAACGACCAGTTTGGCGTGGGGAGTCGACGGCCTTATGCCGATGGAAATCAAAGGCCGGCCACTCAACGTTACGTCTTTTTTACACAGGAACCACCTCCTGCGCTGGTAGATCAGAATCTGGCCCAATACAGAAACTACTTCAATTGGACCATGACCTACCGGATGGACTCGGACATTCGTTTCCTGTACGGGCGGATCCGCCCGAAACCATCGGCACCCAAAACGATGGAAGAAACGGAGGCCAGAATGAAAGAATCCACTCGCCAGTTGATGTTGAACAAACGACAAATTAacagagggaaaaagaaaaagaagaaattagtGGCTGCCATGATCTCCCATTGCACAACGGACGGCCAGCGGGAAAAGTACGTCAAACAATTGAAGAAACACGTCAAAGTCGACGTGTACGGATGGTGCGACGATGACGGACTAGGATCGGGACTACGTTGCGACACTCACGAACTTCTGACGTCCACTCCCGAGTGTTACAACATGCTGGAATccaattacaaattttacttGTCCTTTGAGAACGCCATCTGCCAGGATTATGTGACGGAAAAATTTTTCCACATCATGAGCCTGCGGGATATTGTACCCGTCGTCTACGGAGGGGCCGACTACGCCCAGTTGGCACCGGAGCATTCGTACATCGATGCCCTGCATTTTGAGCCGAAGAAACTGGCCGCCTATTTGGAGAAATTGGCCGCCAACGAGACGCTGTACAACGAGTATCTGTGGTGGAAGGACGACTACGTGGTCGAAGCCGGGCTGGAGCAAATGGTCCGTCACGGTTTCTGCCACCTCTGCCGGAAACTGCACGTTGACAACGAGCGAATCAAATCCTACCCGAGTTTGTTTCCCAAATGGCATCCCGGAAGGTGTTCTCGTCCTAATTACAAGTCGAAGAAATCTCcgaaaaaattcccttttctaaaatga
- the LOC124205653 gene encoding protein Star-like encodes MAETYGDNWAEASADVYLPSVNCTIEYANANKLQQDHPCVIRLIRRNYLLQPAPKSLSYRLDHPGSPDPSDGQSQAILEILQNKTNGFFIECGGYDGEFLSNTLFMERYLGWSGLLIEADRKAFNKLLTRNRKAYTTPVCLSTELYPIQVNYNATVGTLSSILETNDVQQTGNLTGDKNHHKVSNNSKKNTKDIYKVQCFPLYSILLAIGRTHVDYFGLDVEGSEYKILKTIPWQKINVKTLTVEWNHTPEGEAAITRLMESNKFIKFGLISMPYSREVVYVRDFLNDYRKSKD; translated from the exons ATGGCAGAAACTTATGGCGACAATTGGGCAGAGGCATCAGCAGACGTGTATTTGCCGTCGGTCAATTGCACCATAG aatatgCCAACGCAAACAAACTGCAGCAGGATCATCCGTGCGTTATTCGCCTTATTCGTCGAAATTATTTGCTCCAACCAGCACCCAAAAGCCTCTCCTACAGACTGGATCATCCAGGATCGCCCGATCCTTCCGACGGACAATCTCAGGCTATTTTGGAAATCTTGCAAAATAAA ACGAAtggatttttcattgaatgCGGCGGCTACGACGGCGAGTTTCTATCCAACACGCTATTTATGGAACGCTATCTTGGCTGGAGCGGATTGCTGATTGAAGCTGACAGGAAAGCTTTCAACAAGCTTTTGACCCGTAACCGTAAGGCTTACACCACACCGGTCTGCCTTAGTACGGAACTTTATCCCATACAA GTGAATTACAATGCTACTGTCGGAACCCTAAGTTCTATCCTCGAAACAAATGACGTTCAACAAACAGGAAATTTAACGGGCGATAAAAATCATCACAAAGTCTCAAATAACAGCAAGAAAAACACTAAAGACATTTACAAAGTTCAATGTTTCCCGCTGTATTCCATCCTTCTCGCCATTGGCAGGACCCACGTCGATTACTTCGGTCTCGACGTCGAGGGATCAGAgtacaaaatattgaaaactaTTCCGTggcaaaaaattaatgttaag ACGCTGACTGTGGAGTGGAATCACACGCCCGAAGGTGAGGCCGCTATAACTCGTCTAATGGAGAGCAACAAATTTATCAAGTTTGGTCTGATTTCCATGCCATACTCACGTGAAGTAGTCTACGTTCGAGACTTTCTTAACGActatagaaaatcaaaagattag
- the LOC124205651 gene encoding uncharacterized protein LOC124205651 isoform X1, with protein MALADDCYNKFRFHHLTPYLVTIVSLLLILILHQFVVINEFQIIHFKHLQGEKKLLVVSAANEFPSAGQFNSLCSLDADRRGPHQKVISYSIYGNFSQTNVSNKYLKPFGNTINAIPVIYPGWIVRIYHNLTTDDVESWEILKKSLDLGGRHVDLCNATEIIQQQNLGDIFAMTWRWLPLLDDMVDTLMSRDSDSHIIPREQEAVNEWLASDRIFHIMRDHPWHCRFIVGCCWGVKVSQDRSTIVGAARKMFTENHLHEYDYDQKLLDRLIWPIATTNMMAHDSYCCEKIPSSRPFPTQRKDGFFIGWRAVPKEELQFPCPQRCRPANVTSPSDWNFC; from the exons ATGGCTCTTGCGGACGATTGCTACAATAAATTTCGATTTCATCACTTGACTCCGTATCTCGTGACAATTGTGAGCCTGTTGTTGATTCTTATTCTACATCAGTTCGTAGTTATCAACGAATTTCAAATCATCCATTTCAAACATCTACAAGGAGAGAAGAAACTGTTGGTTGTTTCAGCTGCTAACGAGTTCCCATCTGCTGGCCAATTTAATTCCCTTTGTAGTTTGGATGCGGATCGAAGAGGTCCTCATCAAAAAGTCATTTCCTATTCCATCTACGGCAACTTTTCGCAGACGAATGTTTctaacaaatatttgaaaccatTTGGAAATACAATTAATGCGATTCCCGTCATCTACCCAG GTTGGATTGTAAGGATTTATCACAATTTGACAACCGACGACGTCGAGTCTTGGGAAATCCTCAAGAAGTCTCTGGACTTGGGCGGACGCCACGTCGATTTGTGCAACGCAACGGAGATTATCCAACAGCAAAATTTGGGCGATATTTTTGCCATGACCTGGCGCTGG TTACCTTTGCTTGATGACATGGTGGACACGCTCATGTCGAGGGACTCGGACAGTCACATAATACCTCGTGAACAGGAGGCCGTCAATGAATGGCTAGCCAGCGACAGAATTTTCCATATAATGAGAGACCATCCTTGGCACTGCCGATTTATTGTTGGGT GTTGTTGGGGAGTCAAAGTCAGCCAGGATCGTTCCACAATTGTTGGCGCCGCAAGGAAAATGTTTACCGAAAATCATTTGCACGAGTACGACTACGACCAGAAACTGCTAGATAGACTCATTTGGCCGATAGCGACAACTAATATG ATGGCGCACGATAGCTACTGCTGCGAAAAAATTCCTTCCAGCCGGCCGTTCCCGACGCAGAGAAAAGATGGTTTCTTCATTGGATGGAGAGCAGTACCGAAAGAAGAACTTCAGTTTCCATGCCCGCAACGATGCCGCCCAGCCAACGTCACATCCCCATCAGATTGGAATTTTTGTTGA
- the LOC124205651 gene encoding uncharacterized protein LOC124205651 isoform X2 encodes MALADDCYNKFRFHHLTPYLVTIVSLLLILILHQFVVINEFQIIHFKHLQGEKKLLVVSAANEFPSAGQFNSLCSLDADRRGPHQKVISYSIYGNFSQTNVSNKYLKPFGNTINAIPVIYPGWIVRIYHNLTTDDVESWEILKKSLDLGGRHVDLCNATEIIQQQNLGDIFAMTWRWLPLLDDMVDTLMSRDSDSHIIPREQEAVNEWLASDRIFHIMRDHPWHCRFIVGLVFVIL; translated from the exons ATGGCTCTTGCGGACGATTGCTACAATAAATTTCGATTTCATCACTTGACTCCGTATCTCGTGACAATTGTGAGCCTGTTGTTGATTCTTATTCTACATCAGTTCGTAGTTATCAACGAATTTCAAATCATCCATTTCAAACATCTACAAGGAGAGAAGAAACTGTTGGTTGTTTCAGCTGCTAACGAGTTCCCATCTGCTGGCCAATTTAATTCCCTTTGTAGTTTGGATGCGGATCGAAGAGGTCCTCATCAAAAAGTCATTTCCTATTCCATCTACGGCAACTTTTCGCAGACGAATGTTTctaacaaatatttgaaaccatTTGGAAATACAATTAATGCGATTCCCGTCATCTACCCAG GTTGGATTGTAAGGATTTATCACAATTTGACAACCGACGACGTCGAGTCTTGGGAAATCCTCAAGAAGTCTCTGGACTTGGGCGGACGCCACGTCGATTTGTGCAACGCAACGGAGATTATCCAACAGCAAAATTTGGGCGATATTTTTGCCATGACCTGGCGCTGG TTACCTTTGCTTGATGACATGGTGGACACGCTCATGTCGAGGGACTCGGACAGTCACATAATACCTCGTGAACAGGAGGCCGTCAATGAATGGCTAGCCAGCGACAGAATTTTCCATATAATGAGAGACCATCCTTGGCACTGCCGATTTATTGTTGGGT TGGTCTTTGTGATTTTATAA
- the LOC124205649 gene encoding alpha-(1,3)-fucosyltransferase C-like, with protein sequence MLADIQLPIERLSGRVYKSVKIPLRKLVNLFKMPPRTPPPHRRFRVPAPGNHPPRPRPNGYPPLVVTLIFFVVFSYVAVMVASPSPYRHCPTSDEMNHCFTRLPKNSKFVKQVCKGLEAARTNPIALEVSNKTSKSTATVETTGKPKQILLWTTFFRWDDFRFGLGREPFMAAGCRYTNCLTTTDKSLANDSDALIFHPNDFDVDNLPRHRLAAQRYVFLYYEAMASERERLSVFTEPLKNYFNWTMTHRRDSDIFSSHPYGSLRRKSTSVVSNVLPRPLPEGEIPPDPIKMFDTFLHPKVLGNKTKLVAWFNSNCDTLGGREKYFREMAQYTPIDTYGACGHLKCDPAEGTHCDKLLGNYKFYIAAENSLCADYVTEKFYRALEADVVPIVYGGADYSAFAPAHSYINTADFASPKALAEYLYVLDTNPGLYSKYFDWKKDWEVIRFPPNGWCDLCEKLNRPEEPAKSYEDIGTWFYDKVPCLPGSSLKNLYGEK encoded by the exons ATGTTGGCAGACATTCAGCTTCCGATTGAGAGACTCTCAGGTCGAGTCTACAAGTCCGTCAAGATCCCCCTAAGAAAACTCGTCAACTTGTTCAAGATGCCACCAAGAACACCACCGCCTCATCGACGTTTCCGTGTCCCAGCACCTGGAAATCATCCGCCTCGCCCGAGACCCAACGGCTACCCTCCGCTGGTGGTCACGCTCATTTTCTTCGTCGTTTTCAGTTACGTCGCCGTCATGGTGGCCTCGCCCAGTCCGTACAGGCACTGCCCGACCAGCGACGAGATGAACCACTGCTTCACTCGTCTCCCGAAAAATTCCAAGTTCGTCAAGCAGGTCTGCAAAGGCCTGGAAGCTGCCAGGACCAACCCCATCGCCTTG GAGGTGTCTAACAAGACGTCAAAGTCGACTGCTACTGTCGAAACAACTGGGAAACCCAAGCAAATTTTATTATGGACAACTTTCTTCCGCTGGGACGATTTCCGCTTCGGTTTGGGTCGTGAGCCGTTCATGGCCGCCGGCTGTCGCTACACCAACTGCCTGACGACGACCGACAAGAGTCTGGCCAACGACAGTGACGCCCTCATCTTCCACCCCAACGATTTCGACGTCGACAATTTGCCCCGGCACCGTCTGGCCGCCCAGCGCTACGTTTTCCTCTACTACGAAGCGATGGCCAGCGAACGGGAGCGGCTGTCCGTCTTCACCGAGCCGCTGAAAAATTACTTTAACTGGACCATGACCCACCGTCGCGATTCCGACATTTTTTCCAGCCATCCGTACGGCAGCCTCCGCCGCAAATCGACTTCCGTCGTGTCCAACGTTCTGCCCCGGCCGCTGCCGGAAGGTGAGATTCCGCCGGATCCCATTAAAATGTTCGACACCTTTTTGCATCCCAAGGTGCTGGGCAACAAGACCAAACTGGTGGCCTGGTTCAATTCCAACTGCGACACTCTGGGCGGACGGGAGAAATACTTCCGCGAAATGGCCCAGTACACGCCGATCGACACTTACGGCGCTTGCGGGCATTTGAAATGCGATCCGGCCGAGGGGACCCACTGCGACAAGCTCCTGGGCAACTACAAGTTCTACATCGCCGCCGAGAATTCCCTGTGCGCCGATTACGTCACCGAGAAATTCTACCGCGCTCTGGAAGCCGACGTCGTCCCCATCGTTTACGGCGGTGCGGATTACTCCGCCTTCGCTCCGGCCCATTCCTACATCAACACGGCCGATTTCGCCTCGCCAAAGGCCCTGGCCGAATACCTCTACGTCCTGGACACTAATCCTGGACTGtattcgaaatatttcgacTGGAAAAAGGACTGGGAGGTCATCCGCTTTCCGCCCAACGGCTGGTGCGACCTCTGCGAGAAGCTCAACCGCCCGGAAGAGCCGGCCAAGAGCTACGAAGATATCGGCACTTGGTTTTACGACAAGGTTCCTTGTCTTCCCGGCAGTTCACTTAAAAATCTGTACggggaaaagtaa
- the LOC124205652 gene encoding lactosylceramide 4-alpha-galactosyltransferase-like translates to MPIRRDKLKTLYFGSMAAIVICVYLRFWFISALRDGKEVAKDANQTHSTILFSSLEQTFNIVRYSDIVNVEGHNQSSSLNSISLLSDDKRIYFHETTGRDHLNLRQLCAVESTAKENSNRSVQVFFQSDHVNLTVGPLAHILENYPNIFVILIDVRHYFNQTPLEDWYLGGAWRQSPYKTEHFSDYIRILSSYKGGGMYMDLDFVALKPFDDNIFWNFVPEEDDSVLTGSSFHFQKDHPIVRKMMTYLASSYHPKKWSYSGPAMFQSVLLKYCQRRAPLPTYPVFLCPDIRVLPKTYLYPYKFAEWKRMFRFSNVSGDDAIFQSYAVHTYNKLSKKEPVYVGSNQLYSKIARVHCPISYAHALSNLEVDYF, encoded by the exons ATGCCTATCCGACGCGACAAGCTCAAAACATTATACTTCGGCTCGATGGCGGCCATCGTTATTTGTGTCTACCTGAGATTTTGGTTCATTTCTGCCCTTCGTGATGGAAAAGAAGTTGCCAAAGACGCCAATCAAACCCATTCGACAATATTATTCTCATCATTGGAGCAGACATTCAACATCGTCCGATACTCGGACATTGTCAACGTGGAAGGCCATAACCAGTCGTCGTCGTTAAATTCCATTTCCCTTCTGTCGGACGACAAGCGAATTTATTTTCACGAAACTACCGGTCGCGATCACCTCAACTTGCGCCAATTGTGCGCCGTAGAGTCGACGGCCAAGGAAAATTCCAACCGATCAGTTCAGGTTTTCTTCCAATCGGATCACGTCAACTTAACTGTCGGCCCACTGGCCCACATCCTCGAGAACTATCCCAACATTTTCGTGATCCTCATCGACGTCCGTCATTACTTTAACCAAACG CCACTAGAAGATTGGTACTTGGGCGGGGCTTGGCGACAGAGTCCGTACAAGACGGAGCATTTCTCCGACTACATCCGCATCCTCAGCTCCTACAAGGGCGGAGGGATGTACATGGATCTCGACTTTGTCGCCCTCAAGCCGTTTGATGACAACATTTTCTGGAATTTCGTGCCGGAAGAAGACGACAGTGTCTTGACTGGATCTTCGTTCCATTTCCAGAAGGATCACCCCATCGTCCGGAAGATGATGACCTACCTGGCCTCTTCCTATCATCCGAAGAAGTGGTCCTATTCCGGCCCGGCAATGTTCCAGTCGGTTCTGCTCAAATATTGCCAGAGGCGAGCACCTCTGCCGACTTATCCGGTGTTCCTTTGCCCGGACATCCGCGTCCTTCCTAAAACTTATTTGTATCCCTACAAATTCGCCGAATGGAAGCGAATGTTTCGCTTCTCCAACGTCAGCGGTGACGACGCCATTTTCCAAAGCTACGCCGTTCACACCTACAACAAATTGTCGAAGAAAGAGCCCGTCTATGTCGGATCCAATCAGCTTTACAGCAAAATCGCCCGTGTTCATTGTCCAATTTCTTACGCTCATGCGCTTTCCAATCTGGAAGTCGAttacttttga
- the LOC124205654 gene encoding probable methyltransferase-like protein 24 — MNVRRVCWVGLATFAFVLIVISLLTMDPKFNQFQILVDFTETQKAAGNMSAGEIFRYLHRTNSTSCLFAVDFGYWVWSGGGVAAPDGHKAVCLDQFISPVYDNCLVYSFGINNQWTFDEAMAKFGCQVYSFDPSMGVSDYDRSQHIHFHNLGLSGKNEAHPTTKWNLKTASSIYEMLRHHPTLIDVLKMDVEFYEWDAIPQMLRSGFLTDKVKQLAVEIHFNANDTLETFRRYAGILQDLESMGRFVRFSSRPNPWLKRPISILGGKEEYIGMELTWYNSRFYNSSSVII; from the coding sequence ATGAATGTCCGTCGAGTGTGTTGGGTGGGTCTTGCGACCTTTGCTTTCGTCCTGATTGTAATTAGCTTGTTAACGATGGACccgaaattcaatcaattccAGATTTTAGTTGATTTTACAGAGACCCAAAAGGCGGCTGGGAATATGTCGGCCGGAGAAATTTTCCGTTATTTGCATAGGACCAACAGCACGTCGTGCTTATTCGCTGTTGATTTTGGCTATTGGGTTtggagcggcggcggcgttgcggcgCCCGACGGACACAAGGCCGTCTGCCTCGACCAGTTCATCTCGCCCGTCTATGACAACTGCCTCGTCTACTCGTTTGGCATCAACAATCAGTGGACCTTCGACGAAGCCATGGCCAAATTCGGCTGTCAAGTTTATTCATTCGATCCGTCGATGGGCGTCAGCGACTACGACCGGAGTCAACACATTCATTTCCATAACCTCGGCCTGTCCGGCAAGAATGAAGCGCACCCGACCACAAAGTGGAACCTGAAAACGGCCTCGTCCATCTACGAGATGCTGAGGCACCACCCGACGCTTATCGACGTTCTTAAAATGGACGTCGAGTTCTACGAATGGGACGCCATTCCGCAAATGTTGCGGTCCGGTTTTCTGACAGACAAAGTCAAACAGCTGGCAGTTGAGATCCATTTCAACGCCAACGATACGTTGGAGACATTCAGGCGTTATGCGGGCATCCTGCAAGACCTGGAATCAATGGGGCGATTTGTTCGTTTCAGTTCACGACCCAATCCGTGGCTCAAGCGGCCCATATCGATCCTCGGAGGCAAAGAAGAATATATTGGCATGGAACTGACGTGGTATAATTCCAGATTTTATAATTCCTCGTCGGTAATAATATGA
- the LOC124205650 gene encoding uncharacterized protein LOC124205650 isoform X2 produces MKLALILLSICVAMSHQQYYHPRMMMGHPWMSPFAQHPHPMYFNNYMGQYPYMGQANRYVNNAQARVKGYEPLPEEFQPPVEDGEEIRFFSGTSIGNPLLKTVTFTITSTCTALSVTTCVAISNLSPNPVACNGRRRRFAEYNDEQGEDIGAQYPIIPSEVRIVMPTAEPSTGLARNGRESPFGISSSIEENSNDSNGNPQFRDKRFFNWNAFATGVTITTWSVISSTFTSTLAIPGVSTVLPCLPAGYGICQIAVGK; encoded by the exons atgaagttgGCCCTTATCTTGCTGTCCATTTGCGTGGCCATGTCTCACCAACAATATTACCACCCCCGGATGATGATGGGACATCCCTGGATGTCTCCATTCGCCCAGCATCCGCATCCCATGTATTTCAATAATTACATG GGCCAATATCCTTACATGGGCCAGGCTAACAGGTACGTCAATAACGCTCAGGCGAGAGTTAAGGGTTACGAACCTTTGCCGGAAGAATTCCAACCTCCGGTTGAGGATGGCGaagaaattcgatttttttcggGAACTTCCATTGGCAATCCTTTATTGAAAACTGTTACCTTTACCATCACGTCCACCTGCACTGCTCTGAGCGTCACGACGTGCGTGGCCATTTCGAATTTGTCGCCCAATCCGGTCGCTTGTAACGGACGCCGGAGACGCTTCGCCGAGTACAACGACGAGCAAGGCGAAGATATTGGGGCCCAATACCCAATCATCCCCAGCGAAGTTCGCAT cGTGATGCCAACTGCTGAGCCCAGCACTGGATTGGCCCGTAACGGCCGTGAGTCGCCGTTTGGCATTTCTTCGTCGATTGAAGAGAATTCCAACGACTCGAACGGTAATCCGCAGTTCCGTGATAAGCGATTTTTCAATTGGAACGCCTTTGCGACTGGAGTGACTATTACTACCTGGTCGGTCATTTCGAGCACCTTCACCTCGACGCTGGCCATTCCCGGCGTCAGCACCGTCCTGCCGTGTCTGCCGGCCGGTTACGGCATTTGCCAAATTGCGGTCGGTAA ATAA
- the LOC124205650 gene encoding uncharacterized protein LOC124205650 isoform X1 → MKLALILLSICVAMSHQQYYHPRMMMGHPWMSPFAQHPHPMYFNNYMGQYPYMGQANRYVNNAQARVKGYEPLPEEFQPPVEDGEEIRFFSGTSIGNPLLKTVTFTITSTCTALSVTTCVAISNLSPNPVACNGRRRRFAEYNDEQGEDIGAQYPIIPSEVRIVMPTAEPSTGLARNGRESPFGISSSIEENSNDSNGNPQFRDKRFFNWNAFATGVTITTWSVISSTFTSTLAIPGVSTVLPCLPAGYGICQIAVGK, encoded by the exons atgaagttgGCCCTTATCTTGCTGTCCATTTGCGTGGCCATGTCTCACCAACAATATTACCACCCCCGGATGATGATGGGACATCCCTGGATGTCTCCATTCGCCCAGCATCCGCATCCCATGTATTTCAATAATTACATG GGCCAATATCCTTACATGGGCCAGGCTAACAGGTACGTCAATAACGCTCAGGCGAGAGTTAAGGGTTACGAACCTTTGCCGGAAGAATTCCAACCTCCGGTTGAGGATGGCGaagaaattcgatttttttcggGAACTTCCATTGGCAATCCTTTATTGAAAACTGTTACCTTTACCATCACGTCCACCTGCACTGCTCTGAGCGTCACGACGTGCGTGGCCATTTCGAATTTGTCGCCCAATCCGGTCGCTTGTAACGGACGCCGGAGACGCTTCGCCGAGTACAACGACGAGCAAGGCGAAGATATTGGGGCCCAATACCCAATCATCCCCAGCGAAGTTCGCAT cGTGATGCCAACTGCTGAGCCCAGCACTGGATTGGCCCGTAACGGCCGTGAGTCGCCGTTTGGCATTTCTTCGTCGATTGAAGAGAATTCCAACGACTCGAACGGTAATCCGCAGTTCCGTGATAAGCGATTTTTCAATTGGAACGCCTTTGCGACTGGAGTGACTATTACTACCTGGTCGGTCATTTCGAGCACCTTCACCTCGACGCTGGCCATTCCCGGCGTCAGCACCGTCCTGCCGTGTCTGCCGGCCGGTTACGGCATTTGCCAAATTGCGGTCGGTAAATAG